A genomic region of Hippoglossus hippoglossus isolate fHipHip1 chromosome 8, fHipHip1.pri, whole genome shotgun sequence contains the following coding sequences:
- the tmem86b gene encoding lysoplasmalogenase encodes MDILETAAYDRRQRRNMSCALLFSLLPFFLSTALFFYLWTPDSPASIVSAGVKSAPTVLLAAVVLSWNGGQSVLGVAGGLLFSAVGDCCLIWPELFVHGMGAFAVAHLTYSLTFLSSRYPTRCSSSLTIFLFLILLTIGGGYYMYIYPFLQKAPDSELLIPGVGVYIVLITLMGALAIRTRHAATLLGSVSFMVSDVALALQVFKVTPQLQHGNTLVMGTYYLAQLLIAVGDINATVDKEDFGKWKRS; translated from the exons ATGGACATCCTTGAGACAGCAGCATACGACAGGCGGCAGAGGAGAAATATG tcCTGTGccctgctcttctctctcttgcCTTTCTTTTTGTCCACAGCTCTGTTCTTCTACCTGTGGACTCCTGACTCGCCGGCTTCCATCGTGTCTGCAGGTGTCAAATCGGCACCCACTGTCCTCCTGGCTGCTGTCGTGCTGAGCTGGAATGGAGGTCAGAGTGTCCTGGGTGTGGCGGGAGGcctgctcttctctgctgttGGTGACTGCTGCTTGATATGGCCGGAGCTGTTTGTGCATG GAATGGGTGCATTTGCTGTGGCTCATCTGACGTACTCCCTCACCTTCCTCTCCAGTCGTTATCCGACACGTTGCTCTTCCTCCTTGACTATTTTCCTCTTCTTGATCCTGCTCACGATAGGAGGAGGCTACTACATGTACATATATCCATTCTTGCAGAAGGCACCGGACTCAGAGCTGCTCATTCCCGGTGTGGGGGTCTATATTGTCTTGATTACTCTAATGGGGGCGTTAGCTATTAGAACCCGCCATGCGGCAACACTGCTGGGAAGTGTGTCTTTCATGGTGTCTGATGTGGCACTGGCCCTGCAAGTTTTCAAGGTCACGCCACAGCTACAGCACGGAAACACTCTTGTCATGGGGACATACTATTTGGCACAGCTACTAATCGCTGTGGGTGATATAAATGCAACAGTGGACAAGGAGGACTTTGGAAAATGGAAGAGGTCCTAG
- the gys1 gene encoding glycogen [starch] synthase, muscle isoform X1: MPDAVTMPLARSLSVTSLSGLEEWDEEFDLEDAVLFEIAWEVANKVGGIYTVIQTKARMTSEEWGENYFLVGPYVESNVRTQVELIEPTNPALKRTIDKMNSSGCKVYFGRWLIEGSPYVVLIDVAFTAWSLDRWKSELWELCDIGVPWFDREANDAVLFGFLTAWLLGEYAAQSEEPPHIVAHFHEWLAGLGLILCRHRQLPVATIFTTHATLLGRYLCAGNVDFYNKIAEFNLDKEAGDRQIYHRYCLERSAAHCAHVFTTVSHITAIEAVHLLMRKPDIITPNGLNVKKFSAMHEFQNLHAQSKNRIQEFIRGHFYGHLDFNLDKCLFLFIAGRYEFSNKGADVFLEALARLNYLLRVNHSDVTVIAFFIMPARTNNFNVETLKGQAVRKQLWDTAQTVKERFGKKLYDSLLVGQLPDIAKMLDKEDFTIMKRAIFATQRQCQPPICTHNMLEDSSDPILNCVRRIGLFNSSADRVKIIFHPEFLSSTSPLLPMDYEEFVRGCHLGVFPSYYEPWGYTPAECTVMGIPSISTNLSGFGCFMEEHIADPSAYGIYILDRRLRGVDESCNQLTSFLFQFCKQSRRQRIIQRNRTERLSDLLDWRYLGRYYVAARHMALAKAFPDTYLYEPQESTSTSGFRYPRPASVPPSPALSRHSSPHHSEAEDNDEDERYDEDLEAEKDRVNIRQPFTLPVKNKSPAVSGANGSSNGVSD, translated from the exons ATGCCTGATGCAGTAAC CATGCCGCTGGCTCGCAGCCTATCTGTCACGTCCCTCTCAGGACTGGAGGAGTGGGATGAGGAGTTTGATTTGGAGGATGCTGTTCTTTTTGAAATTGCCTGGGAGGTTGCTAACAAAG TTGGAGGCATCTACACCGTCATCCAGACCAAAGCCCGTATGACCTCAGAGGAATGGGGGGAGAACTATTTCCTGGTCGGCCCCTACGTGGAAAGCAACGTGCGCACTCAGGTGGAGCTGATCGAGCCCACTAACCCTGCACTGAAGAGAACCATTGACAAGATGAACTCCAGTGGGTGTAAG GTCTACTTCGGGCGCTGGCTCATCGAGGGCAGTCCCTACGTTGTTCTGATTGATGTTGCGTTCACTGCCTGGTCTCTGGACCGGTGGAAGAGCGAGCTTTGGGAGCTCTGTGACATCGGCGTGCCTTGGTTCGACCGCGAGGCCAACGACGCCGTGCTGTTCGGCTTCCTGACGGCCTGGCTGCTGGGAGAG TATGCCGCTCAGAGTGAGGAGCCTCCACACATCGTGGCACATTTCCATGAATGGTTGGCCGGCCTGGGCCTGATATTGTGTAGACACAGACAGCTGCCGGTTGCGACCATCTTCACGACTCACGCCACGCTGCTGGGGCGATACTTGTGTGCTGGAAATGTGGACTTCTACAACAAAATCGCAGAA TTCAACTTGGACAAGGAAGCAGGCGACAGACAGATCTACCATCGCTACTGTTTGGAGCGGTCGGCCGCTCACTGTGCTCATGTCTTCACCACTGTGTCGCACATTACAGCCATTGAGGCCGTGCACCTGCTCATGAGGAAACCAG ACATCATAACTCCCAACGGGCTCAATGTGAAGAAGTTCTCAGCCATGCATGAGTTTCAAAATCTCCACGCTCAGAGCAAGAACCGGATCCAGGAGTTCATCAGGGGACATTTCTACGG GCACCTGGACTTCAACCTGGACAAGTGTTTGTTCCTCTTCATCGCTGGAAGGTACGAGTTCTCCAACAAAGGAGCCGACGTCTTCTTGGAGGCTTTAGCCAGACTCAACTATCTGCTgaga GTCAACCACAGCGATGTGACCGTCATCGCCTTCTTCATCATGCCAGCTCGGACAAACAACTTCAACGTGGAGACGTTGAAGGGCCAGGCCGTCAGGAAACAGCTCTG GGATACTGCTCAGACTGTGAAGGAACGCTTCGGAAAGAAACTTTACGACTCACTTCTAGT CGGGCAGCTGCCAGACATAGCAAAGATGCTGGACAAAGAGGACTTCACCATAATGAAGCGTGCCATCTTCGCGACCCAGAGACAGTGCCAGCCTCCAATCTGCACCCACAACATGCTGGAGGACAGCAGCGACCCCATCCTCAACTGTGTCCGCCGCATCGGCCTTTTCAACAGCTCTGCTGACCGTGTCAAG ATCATTTTCCATCCAGAGTTCCTCTCGTCCACCTCTCCTTTACTTCCCATGGATTACGAGGAGTTTGTAAGAGGCTGCCATCTCGGCGTCTTTCCTTCTTACTACGAGCCTTGGGGCTACACACCTG CCGAGTGCACAGTCATGGGAATTCCATCCATCTCGACTAACCTGTCAGGCTTTGGCTGTTTCATGGAGGAACACATAGCGGACCCCTCAGCGTATG GTATTTACATCCTCGACCGGCGGCTTCGGGGGGTCGATGAGTCGTGTAACCAGCTCACCTCCTTCCTGTTCCAGTTCTGCAAGCAGAGCCGGCGCCAGCGGATCATCCAGAGGAACCGCACCGAGCGCCTGAGCGACCTCTTGGATTGGAGATACCTCGGCAGG TATTATGTAGCAGCTCGTCATATGGCCCTGGCTAAAGCCTTCCCTGACACTTACCTGTATGAACCTCAAGAGTCAACCTCA ACCTCAGGCTTCCGTTACCCGCGACCTGCCTCTGTGCCGCCATCTCCTGCTCTGTCCCGCCACTCCTCCCCGCACCACAGCGAGGCCGAGGACAACGATGAAGACGAGCGCTACGACGAGGATCTTGAGGCGGAGAAGGACCGCGTGAACATCCGCCAGCCCTTCACCCTGCCAGTCAAAAACAAGTCTCCTGCTGTCTCCGGGGCCAACGGGTCCAGCAATGGTGTCTCGGATTAG
- the kcnj12b gene encoding ATP-sensitive inward rectifier potassium channel 12 isoform X1 codes for MNVGRAHHHSFVSCEEEGLRLSTMPAVGNFGNCKIHTRRKCHGRFVTKSGQCNIHSSNMDEKSQRYISDIFTTCVDIRWRYMFLLFSLVFVVSWLTFGLAFWVIGLLHGDMDHPTGDDSFVPCVLQVNTFVAAFLFSIETQTTIGYGARCVTEECPAAVFMVVFQSIMGCIIDAFMIGAIMAKMARPKKRAETLLFSHHAVIALRDGKLSLLFRVANLRKSHIVEAHVRAQLVKHRYTVEGEYIPLDQIDMNVGYDKGTDRLFLVAPLTVIHEIDEESPLFGIGKQDLETSDFEIVIILEGMVEATAMTTQARTSYLPSEILWGHRFEPVIFEEKNQYRIDYAYFNKTFEVPSTPRCSAKEMEERKFPTPGANSFCYENELAFISRDEEDEGDVEKEEVRKYSSELVNESINSRGEQMSSVRESEI; via the coding sequence ATGAATGTGGGAAGGGCCCACCACCACAGCTTCGTGTCCTGTGAAGAAGAAGGCCTGAGATTGAGTACCATGCCCGCCGTGGGCAACTTTGGCAATTGCAAAATTCACACGAGACGCAAATGCCATGGGCGGTTTGTCACCAAGAGCGGCCAGTGCAACATCCATTCCTCAAACATGGATGAGAAGTCGCAGCGGTACATATCGGACATTTTCACAACTTGTGTGGACATCCGCTGGCGGtacatgttcctgctgttcAGCCTGGTGTTTGTGGTGTCGTGGTTAACATTCGGCTTGGCGTTCTGGGTCATTGGCCTCCTGCATGGGGACATGGACCATCCCACAGGGGACGACAGTTTTGTTCCTTGTGTCCTGCAGGTCAACACCTTTGTGGCAGCTTTCCTGTTCTCTATTGAGACCCAGACGACCATTGGGTATGGCGCTCGTTGCGTGACAGAGGAATGCCCCGCTGCCGTCTTCATGGTGGTCTTTCAGTCCATCATGGGCTGCATCATCGATGCCTTTATGATTGGTGCTATCATGGCCAAGATGGCGAGGCCCAAAAAGCGCGCCGAGACTCTACTGTTCAGCCACCACGCAGTCATCGCTTTACGTGATGGGAAGCTGTCCCTCTTGTTTCGAGTCGCTAACCTAAGGAAGAGCCACATCGTGGAAGCTCATGTGCGCGCCCAGCTCGTCAAGCACCGTTACACAGTGGAGGGCGAGTACATCCCCCTGGATCAGATTGACATGAACGTGGGCTACGACAAAGGCACAGACCGCCTTTTCCTGGTCGCACCCCTCACTGTCATACATGAGATCGATGAAGAAAGTCCACTGTTTGGCATAGGTAAGCAGGATCTGGAAACGTCTGACTTTGAGATAGTGATTATACTGGAGGGGATGGTGGAGGCCACGGCCATGACGACGCAGGCGCGCACCTCCTACCTGCCCTCGGAGATTTTGTGGGGTCACCGCTTTGAGCCGGTCATCTTCGAGGAGAAGAACCAGTACAGGATAGATTATGCCTACTTTAACAAAACATTCGAAGTGCCCTCCACCCCGAGATGCAGCGCCAaggaaatggaggagaggaaattcCCGACACCGGGTGCCAACTCCTTCTGCTATGAGAACGAGCTGGCCTTCATCAGcagggatgaggaggacgagggagaTGTAGAGAAAGAGGAAGTCAGGAAGTATTCATCAGAACTGGTGAATGAGTCGATCAATTCCAGAGGTGAGCAAATGTCCTCTGTTAGAGAATCAGAGATTTAA
- the gys1 gene encoding glycogen [starch] synthase, muscle isoform X2, with product MPLARSLSVTSLSGLEEWDEEFDLEDAVLFEIAWEVANKVGGIYTVIQTKARMTSEEWGENYFLVGPYVESNVRTQVELIEPTNPALKRTIDKMNSSGCKVYFGRWLIEGSPYVVLIDVAFTAWSLDRWKSELWELCDIGVPWFDREANDAVLFGFLTAWLLGEYAAQSEEPPHIVAHFHEWLAGLGLILCRHRQLPVATIFTTHATLLGRYLCAGNVDFYNKIAEFNLDKEAGDRQIYHRYCLERSAAHCAHVFTTVSHITAIEAVHLLMRKPDIITPNGLNVKKFSAMHEFQNLHAQSKNRIQEFIRGHFYGHLDFNLDKCLFLFIAGRYEFSNKGADVFLEALARLNYLLRVNHSDVTVIAFFIMPARTNNFNVETLKGQAVRKQLWDTAQTVKERFGKKLYDSLLVGQLPDIAKMLDKEDFTIMKRAIFATQRQCQPPICTHNMLEDSSDPILNCVRRIGLFNSSADRVKIIFHPEFLSSTSPLLPMDYEEFVRGCHLGVFPSYYEPWGYTPAECTVMGIPSISTNLSGFGCFMEEHIADPSAYGIYILDRRLRGVDESCNQLTSFLFQFCKQSRRQRIIQRNRTERLSDLLDWRYLGRYYVAARHMALAKAFPDTYLYEPQESTSTSGFRYPRPASVPPSPALSRHSSPHHSEAEDNDEDERYDEDLEAEKDRVNIRQPFTLPVKNKSPAVSGANGSSNGVSD from the exons ATGCCGCTGGCTCGCAGCCTATCTGTCACGTCCCTCTCAGGACTGGAGGAGTGGGATGAGGAGTTTGATTTGGAGGATGCTGTTCTTTTTGAAATTGCCTGGGAGGTTGCTAACAAAG TTGGAGGCATCTACACCGTCATCCAGACCAAAGCCCGTATGACCTCAGAGGAATGGGGGGAGAACTATTTCCTGGTCGGCCCCTACGTGGAAAGCAACGTGCGCACTCAGGTGGAGCTGATCGAGCCCACTAACCCTGCACTGAAGAGAACCATTGACAAGATGAACTCCAGTGGGTGTAAG GTCTACTTCGGGCGCTGGCTCATCGAGGGCAGTCCCTACGTTGTTCTGATTGATGTTGCGTTCACTGCCTGGTCTCTGGACCGGTGGAAGAGCGAGCTTTGGGAGCTCTGTGACATCGGCGTGCCTTGGTTCGACCGCGAGGCCAACGACGCCGTGCTGTTCGGCTTCCTGACGGCCTGGCTGCTGGGAGAG TATGCCGCTCAGAGTGAGGAGCCTCCACACATCGTGGCACATTTCCATGAATGGTTGGCCGGCCTGGGCCTGATATTGTGTAGACACAGACAGCTGCCGGTTGCGACCATCTTCACGACTCACGCCACGCTGCTGGGGCGATACTTGTGTGCTGGAAATGTGGACTTCTACAACAAAATCGCAGAA TTCAACTTGGACAAGGAAGCAGGCGACAGACAGATCTACCATCGCTACTGTTTGGAGCGGTCGGCCGCTCACTGTGCTCATGTCTTCACCACTGTGTCGCACATTACAGCCATTGAGGCCGTGCACCTGCTCATGAGGAAACCAG ACATCATAACTCCCAACGGGCTCAATGTGAAGAAGTTCTCAGCCATGCATGAGTTTCAAAATCTCCACGCTCAGAGCAAGAACCGGATCCAGGAGTTCATCAGGGGACATTTCTACGG GCACCTGGACTTCAACCTGGACAAGTGTTTGTTCCTCTTCATCGCTGGAAGGTACGAGTTCTCCAACAAAGGAGCCGACGTCTTCTTGGAGGCTTTAGCCAGACTCAACTATCTGCTgaga GTCAACCACAGCGATGTGACCGTCATCGCCTTCTTCATCATGCCAGCTCGGACAAACAACTTCAACGTGGAGACGTTGAAGGGCCAGGCCGTCAGGAAACAGCTCTG GGATACTGCTCAGACTGTGAAGGAACGCTTCGGAAAGAAACTTTACGACTCACTTCTAGT CGGGCAGCTGCCAGACATAGCAAAGATGCTGGACAAAGAGGACTTCACCATAATGAAGCGTGCCATCTTCGCGACCCAGAGACAGTGCCAGCCTCCAATCTGCACCCACAACATGCTGGAGGACAGCAGCGACCCCATCCTCAACTGTGTCCGCCGCATCGGCCTTTTCAACAGCTCTGCTGACCGTGTCAAG ATCATTTTCCATCCAGAGTTCCTCTCGTCCACCTCTCCTTTACTTCCCATGGATTACGAGGAGTTTGTAAGAGGCTGCCATCTCGGCGTCTTTCCTTCTTACTACGAGCCTTGGGGCTACACACCTG CCGAGTGCACAGTCATGGGAATTCCATCCATCTCGACTAACCTGTCAGGCTTTGGCTGTTTCATGGAGGAACACATAGCGGACCCCTCAGCGTATG GTATTTACATCCTCGACCGGCGGCTTCGGGGGGTCGATGAGTCGTGTAACCAGCTCACCTCCTTCCTGTTCCAGTTCTGCAAGCAGAGCCGGCGCCAGCGGATCATCCAGAGGAACCGCACCGAGCGCCTGAGCGACCTCTTGGATTGGAGATACCTCGGCAGG TATTATGTAGCAGCTCGTCATATGGCCCTGGCTAAAGCCTTCCCTGACACTTACCTGTATGAACCTCAAGAGTCAACCTCA ACCTCAGGCTTCCGTTACCCGCGACCTGCCTCTGTGCCGCCATCTCCTGCTCTGTCCCGCCACTCCTCCCCGCACCACAGCGAGGCCGAGGACAACGATGAAGACGAGCGCTACGACGAGGATCTTGAGGCGGAGAAGGACCGCGTGAACATCCGCCAGCCCTTCACCCTGCCAGTCAAAAACAAGTCTCCTGCTGTCTCCGGGGCCAACGGGTCCAGCAATGGTGTCTCGGATTAG
- the aspdh gene encoding putative L-aspartate dehydrogenase — METSGSLLRIGVVGFGHLGKYLVERILKDGAAVGLTLAFVWNRNSDKLKGLVPDELILGDLSCFADRPCDVIVEVCHPQIVKEFGLHFLSQSHFMVGSPSALSDPDLNSMLRQAAQQYGRTLYVPSGALWGGQDIQRLSDSGALKALFIRMSKHPSCFRLTGDVLSDWTEGEGRRVLFKGPVADLCPLAPNNVNTMAAAAVAAATLGFTGVQGEIVSDTALSDYHVVEVEVTGPNGFSVHTVRRNPAKLGAVTGNATYNSFWSSLLACKGHGGRVYLC, encoded by the exons ATGGAAACCAGCGGCTCTTTGCTGAGGATTGGAGTTGTCGGATTTGGACATTTAG ggaAGTACTTGGTGGAGAGGATCCTTAAAGATGGAGCAGCTGTGGGTTTGACTCTGGCTTTTGTTTGGAACAGAAATTCTGACAAGCTCAAAGGATTAGTCCCTGATGAACTCATACTTGGCGATCTATCGTGTTTTGCAGACAG GCCATGTGATGTGATTGTAGAAGTGTGCCATCCTCAGATAGTGAAAGAATTCggactccacttcctgtctcagtCTCATTTCATG gtggGCTCTCCCTCGGCCCTCTCTGATCCTGATCTGAACTCGATGCTGCGTCAGGCGGCTCAGCAGTACGGCAGAACCCTCTATGTCCCCAGTGGTGCATTGTGGGGAGGCCAGGACATCCAGAGGCTGAGTGACAGTGGAGCCTTAAAG GCGTTGTTTATAAGAATGTCCAAGCATCCGTCCTGCTTCCGGCTGACAGGGGACGTCCTCTCTGATTGGACGGAGGGAGAGGGCAGGCGGGTTTTGTTCAAGGGCCCAGTGGCAGACTTGTGCCCACTTGCTCCTAACAATGTGAACACCATGGCGGCAGCAGCGgtggcagcagcaacactgGGCTTCACAGGGGTTCAGGGAGAGATTGTGTCTGACACAGC GTTGAGTGACTATCacgtggtggaggtggaggtgacggGGCCAAATGGCTTCTCAGTGCACACAGTGAGGAGAAATCCAGCCAAACTCGGGGCTGTAACTGGCAACGCAACATACAACTCATTCTGGAGTAGTTTACTTG CTTGCAAAGGTCACGGGGGCCGAGTTTACTTGTGCTGA
- the hspbp1 gene encoding hsp70-binding protein 1 produces the protein MAEKNQDKRYPPNLQGVLKMAMEAGVAPEGAAPVEPMSEERKTFLKEALAEVCRGQTDEVEKIKQCLELLHKEEKSERQGEDDEDERESAFNVLTELCENLDNARDLMVLGGLDLCHSRYLGHVKSGLRWRAAELIASCAQNMPEVQVHLLSIGILPKLLQMTDSDPHPTARVKAFYAVSCLVREQEAGLKAFLTLNGFSVLVRGIESENERLRTKSAFLLLNLLRSHPEQKDTVVSMGIVQQLVSVLRTPHSSVHEHVLGALCCLVEDCPQGLKDCRNPTLALEELLKQRTKELGGKEECQEELDFCESLGMTCFRGQRSDDNGMDR, from the exons ATGGCAGAAAAGAACCAGGACAAGAGATATCCCCCAAACCTCCAGGGGGTCCTGAAGATGGCAATGGAAGCCGGAGTCGCGCCAGAGGGAGCGGCCCCCGTTGAACCgatgtcagaggag AGGAAGACGTTTCTGAAAGAAGCTCTCGCAGAAGTTTGCAGAGGGCAGACAGATGAAGTGGAGAAGATCAAGCAGTGCCTGGAACTTCtacacaaagaggaaaagagcgagaggcagggagaggacGATGAAGATGAGCGGGAATCCGCCTTTAACGTGTTAACGGAGTTGTGTGAGAATTTGGACAATGCCAGAG ACCTGATGGTTCTGGGTGGACTGGATTTGTGCCACTCCCGGTATCTTGGTCATGTCAAAAGTGGGTTGAGGTGGCGTGCTGCTGAGCTCATTGCTTCCTGTGCCCAGAACATGCCAGAGGTGCAGGTCCACCTGCTAAGCATCGGGATTCTGccaaagctgctgcagatgacaGACTCAGACCCTCACCCCACCGCCAGAGTAAAAGCCTTTTATGCTGTCTCAT GTCTAGTCCGAGAGCAGGAGGCAGGGCTCAAGGCGTTCCTGACCCTCAATGGTTTCTCAGTGCTGGTGCGAGGCATAGAGTCGGAGAATGAGAGGCTCAGGACCAAGTCGGCTTTCCTTCTGCTCAACCTGCTGAGGTCACATCCTGAACAGAAAG ACACTGTTGTCTCCATGGGAATAGTACAGCAGCTGGTGTCTGTTCTCCGCACACCCCACTCATCTGTCCATGAACATGTACTTGGCGCCCTCTGTTG TTTGGTGGAGGACTGTCCACAGGGGCTCAAGGACTGCAGGAATCCTACTctggctctggaggagctgctcaaACAGCGAACCAAAGAGCTCGGAGGGAAGGAGGAATGCCAG GAAGAGCTGGACTTCTGCGAGAGTTTGGGGATGACATGTTTCCGTGGGCAGCGGTCAGATGACAATGGGATGGATCGCTGA
- the kcnj12b gene encoding ATP-sensitive inward rectifier potassium channel 12 isoform X2, whose amino-acid sequence MNVGRAHHHSFVSCEEEGLRLSTMPAVGNFGNCKIHTRRKCHGRFVTKSGQCNIHSSNMDEKSQRYISDIFTTCVDIRWRYMFLLFSLVFVVSWLTFGLAFWVIGLLHGDMDHPTGDDSFVPCVLQVNTFVAAFLFSIETQTTIGYGARCVTEECPAAVFMVVFQSIMGCIIDAFMIGAIMAKMARPKKRAETLLFSHHAVIALRDGKLSLLFRVANLRKSHIVEAHVRAQLVKHRYTVEGEYIPLDQIDMNVGYDKGTDRLFLVAPLTVIHEIDEESPLFGIGKQDLETSDFEIVIILEGMVEATAMTTQARTSYLPSEILWGHRFEPVIFEEKNQYRIDYAYFNKTFEVPSTPRCSAKEMEERKFPTPGANSFCYENELAFISRDEEDEGDVEKEEVRKYSSELGNAVIM is encoded by the exons ATGAATGTGGGAAGGGCCCACCACCACAGCTTCGTGTCCTGTGAAGAAGAAGGCCTGAGATTGAGTACCATGCCCGCCGTGGGCAACTTTGGCAATTGCAAAATTCACACGAGACGCAAATGCCATGGGCGGTTTGTCACCAAGAGCGGCCAGTGCAACATCCATTCCTCAAACATGGATGAGAAGTCGCAGCGGTACATATCGGACATTTTCACAACTTGTGTGGACATCCGCTGGCGGtacatgttcctgctgttcAGCCTGGTGTTTGTGGTGTCGTGGTTAACATTCGGCTTGGCGTTCTGGGTCATTGGCCTCCTGCATGGGGACATGGACCATCCCACAGGGGACGACAGTTTTGTTCCTTGTGTCCTGCAGGTCAACACCTTTGTGGCAGCTTTCCTGTTCTCTATTGAGACCCAGACGACCATTGGGTATGGCGCTCGTTGCGTGACAGAGGAATGCCCCGCTGCCGTCTTCATGGTGGTCTTTCAGTCCATCATGGGCTGCATCATCGATGCCTTTATGATTGGTGCTATCATGGCCAAGATGGCGAGGCCCAAAAAGCGCGCCGAGACTCTACTGTTCAGCCACCACGCAGTCATCGCTTTACGTGATGGGAAGCTGTCCCTCTTGTTTCGAGTCGCTAACCTAAGGAAGAGCCACATCGTGGAAGCTCATGTGCGCGCCCAGCTCGTCAAGCACCGTTACACAGTGGAGGGCGAGTACATCCCCCTGGATCAGATTGACATGAACGTGGGCTACGACAAAGGCACAGACCGCCTTTTCCTGGTCGCACCCCTCACTGTCATACATGAGATCGATGAAGAAAGTCCACTGTTTGGCATAGGTAAGCAGGATCTGGAAACGTCTGACTTTGAGATAGTGATTATACTGGAGGGGATGGTGGAGGCCACGGCCATGACGACGCAGGCGCGCACCTCCTACCTGCCCTCGGAGATTTTGTGGGGTCACCGCTTTGAGCCGGTCATCTTCGAGGAGAAGAACCAGTACAGGATAGATTATGCCTACTTTAACAAAACATTCGAAGTGCCCTCCACCCCGAGATGCAGCGCCAaggaaatggaggagaggaaattcCCGACACCGGGTGCCAACTCCTTCTGCTATGAGAACGAGCTGGCCTTCATCAGcagggatgaggaggacgagggagaTGTAGAGAAAGAGGAAGTCAGGAAGTATTCATCAGAACTG GGTAATGCAGTTATCATGTGA
- the tufm gene encoding elongation factor Tu, mitochondrial encodes MASLVGLRACFSALQLSQPSLLHGSLRLSAVPLSRRTFAAEAKKTYSRDKPHVNIGTIGHVDHGKTTLTAAITKVLADAGGACYKKYEDIDNAPEEKARGITINASHVEYTTANRHYAHTDCPGHADYVKNMITGTAQMDGCILVVAATDGQMPQTREHLLLARQIGVEHVVVFINKADAVEDKEMLELVEIEIRELLTEFGYDGDNTPVVIGSALCALENKDPELGVNAVMKLLEIVDSYVPLPKRELDKPFLLPIEGVYSIPGRGTVVTGTMERGIIKKGDESEFMGHNRSFKAVITGIEMFHKSLDRAEAGDNLGALVRGLKREDVRRGMVMCKPGSIMPHQKVQAQVYVLSKEEGGRHKPFVNNFMPVMFSLTWDMTTRITLPEEKEMVMPGEDTSLTLTLRQPMVLEKGQRFTLRDGNRTIGTGLVTDILTFTDEDQCNWG; translated from the exons ATGGCGTCGCTTGTGGGCTTGCGCGCATGTTTCTCCG CCCTTCAGCTCTCGCAGCCAAGCCTCCTGCACGGCTCCCTCAGATTG AGCGCTGTGCCCCTGAGCCGGCGGACCTTTGCTGCGGAGGCGAAGAAGACGTACTCCCGGGACAAGCCTCATGTGAACATTGGAACAATTGGCCACGTTGATCACGGCAAGACCACCCTGACTGCAGCCATCACAAAAG TGCTCGCTGATGCTGGTGGTGCTTGCTACAAAAAGTATGAAGACATCGACAATGCCCCCGAGGAGAAGGCGAGAGGAATCACCATTAACGCCTCTCATGTAGAATACACCACGGCCAACAGACACTACGCTCACACAGACTGTCCTGGTCATGCTGACTACGTCAAG AATATGATCACGGGCACAGCTCAGATGGACGGCTGCATCCTGGTGGTGGCGGCCACCGACGGCCAGATGCCTCAGACACGCGAGCACCTCCTGCTGGCCCGGCAGATCGGCGTTGAGCACGTGGTGGTTTTCATCAACAAGGCAGACGCCGTGGAGGACAAGGAGAtgctggagctggtggagatCGAGATCCGCGAGCTGCTCACAGAGTTCGGCTACGATGGCGACAACACGCCTGTTGTAATAGGCTCCGCCCTCTGCGCCctggag AACAAAGATCCTGAGCTGGGTGTGAATGCAGTGATGAAGCTGCTTGAGATTGTGGATTCTTACGTCCCTTTGCCCAAGAGGGAGCTGGATAAACCTTTCCTCCTGCCCATTGAAGGGGTTTATTCTATCCCAG GCAGGGGCACGGTGGTGACGGGCACTATGGAGAGAGGTATCATCAAGAAAGGAGACGAGAGTGAGTTCATGGGGCACAATCGCAGTTTCAAGGCTGTGATTACAG GTATCGAGATGTTCCACAAGTCTCTGGATCGGGCCGAGGCGGGAGATAACCTGGGCGCTCTGGTCCGAGGCCTGAAGAGAGAGGATGTGAGAAGAGGGATGGTGATGTGTAAACCAGGATCCATCATGCCCCACCAGAAAGTCCAGGCCCAG GTGTATGTTCTGAGTAAGGAGGAGGGAGGCCGACACAAACCGTTCGTCAACAACTTCATGCCCGTCATGTTCTCTCTAACCTGGGACATGACCACCCGAATCACTCTCCCTGaagaaaag GAGATGGTGATGCCAGGAGAGGACACGTCCTTGACTCTGACGCTCCGTCAGCCGATGGTTCTGGAGAAAGGCCAGAGGTTCACCCTGAGAGACGGAAACAGAACGATCGGCACCGGCCTGGTCACAGACATCCTGACTTTTACAGATGAGGACCAGTGCAACTGGGGCTGA